The DNA region AGCGAATGCACGGATATCTCCGGGCGTTCGGATTGCCGGAGGAGAGGATTAGGGAAGCAATCGCTGGGGTCTTTGCCTTCTGGCGTGACGCACTCGAGATCCCGCAACAGTGCGAAGTGTTTGATCCCTACCAAATTAAACGAGACTTTCCCCAATCGGAGTACTACTACAACATCTCGTGGAGCGGACGCCACTCCGCTGAGAAACTATTCTGCGCCTTTTACTACGTGGAACTGGACAAGGTATGCGCCCGGCATCGCGAGGCGGTGGCCAACTACTTGGCCATGCAGCTGCTCTATAGATTGGATCCCAAGCTGAAGGCGCCCAAGTACCAAAGCAACTACTGTGCGGTTACGCTATTCCAATCCATGAGGATTCTGTTCAACAAACTCTATATGGCCGTGGGTATCGAACACGTATGATCCGAAAACCAAGTGATCTCAATCGTTTTGTATTACAGAATAACTTCAGCGAGGAGAAGCGGCTGGAGATATCGGAAATCGTCCGGGAACTGCGAAGGAGTCTGCGAAAGACGCTGGAGGACGCCGAGTGGCTGGATGAGGAGAGTCGGGCGAGGGCACTGCTAAAGGAGTCCACCATTACGTCACGCATAGGTTCGTTCCAGGATGTTGCACTTTCGGATCGAATAATCCGAGAAATCAACAGTCTGAGGGTCATCGATGATAGCTATGCGCGGACCAACATCAATTTGCAGCACCTGGCTGTAGAAATCAAACGGTTTAGCAGTCGTCACTATCAGGAACTGGCCAATGATACTAAGCCCCAGAACCTCATCATAGGATTGCAGGTGTCAGCGGGCTACTACACGCCGGACAACTCCATCAATGTGATGGCTGGCATGGTGGAACCGCCGATATACCACCGCCACCTGCCGCTCTCCCTGAAATTCGGCACCTTGGGCTTTATCGTGGGTCACGAGCTCATCCACGGCTTCGATCCGACCAGCTTCAATTACAATAGCAACGGTCATTTGGAGCCCTGGTCGGAACACTCGCAACAACTTATGGAGTATCGCGCCGAGTGCTACATGGACCACTATGGCAAGTACTTGGTACCGGAGATCAAGCGGCGGGTCAACGGAAAAACCACGTTGGACGAGAATGTCGCAGACAACAGTGGACTCAGACAGGCCCTGCTGGCCTACCGCAACcacaagcagcagctgctggaaCAGCCGGGGCAGGAGAGGATCAGCGACACATTGCCGGGCCTCGACCTGACGCCAGAACAATTGTTCTTCCTGGGATTTGCCCAGCTATTTTGCTCCCACTACGAGGAGGAGCACTACTGGAAGGTTCTCACCAACGAGCACACCTTTGACAAATTTCGTGTCCTGGGCGTTATGTCCAACAGCGAGGACTTCTTCCAGGCCTACAACTGCTCCGTGGGCAGTGGCATGCGTCCTGTGGCCAAAACGTGCCGACTTTGGTAGTTCATCGCACTAATGAATcgaaaaataattgttatcaaatttaaaatacattctTTGAACCTATTTTGAATAATAACGTACGAGATGGTTTCATTTTTTAGTTGGGAATATTTGAATACTTTTTATAAACACAATTCTACAAATTAACTCTACACGCACGCATTGGCTATCATGAATGGTTTGAGTGCTGTCTGTAGGTGTATCGAAGTTTCGCACCACTCAAATTTAGTCACATCTCCGCTGCGCGCTCGGTCACTTTGTTTCTCCTGACAATTTTGTGCATGACAATTTTGTTCAACTGAAACTGCCTTTTTTTGTAACGAAAACAGGCTGTCAGTCAGAAGTGTTCCGGCTCCGTAAACCATAAACCAACGattcgcagcagcaacataatGTCGGCAGCAGCAGGGTGAGTCTACAGCCGGGAATCTCGCCCCTCAACGCAAGCCGGAACATCTTTTTGTGGCTTCTTTGTGCGTCGCGTGCTTTGTCGCTGCGGCGGCGTCCATTTTCGAACTCCCGGCCATGAAAAACACCTAGTTTTCGTTCGGATGCACAATATTCTCGCGCTCATCCGCTTGCACAAGCGTTGGCCCAACGGTGGGCGTGTCCTATGCGCATCTGCATTGCGAACTAATTTGTGAAACTAATCGGAGGGTCCAGTCTTTGAGGTTATGTTTTTCGGCTGGCGCTAATGCCGTGCATTTTGGGCATGGACTTTCGCCTGGGCTTATGGTTTATGCAAATGGTCAGCTCGTATATTTGCATAGTTCGTGCACCCGCTTCCAGAATGTCCGACGCGAGTTGCTATGACACCGGAAGTCGCACAACGCACCACCCGACACCGCCAGAAGCCCTTATTTATGTTTACCCAACTTGATCCTTCTTTGCAGCTCGATTCCGCCTCCAGTTTCCTGGGCCCAGCGCAATGACCTGATCTACGTCATCATTGATGTGGAGTGCAAGGACATTGAACAGAAGTAAGTGCCCCCATATTTACCATGCCCATGCTCGCAGTGGATCCTAATTTCATTCTAATCCCAACACAGAGTTACGGAAAACAGCTTCACCTTCAAGGGCGTTAACGTTCTGGATGCGTCGAAGAAGTACGAGGTCACACTGAACTTCCTTCACGAGGTGGATCCCGAGAAGGTGACCAGCAAGAACATTGGCCGCTGCCTGGAATTCACAATACCCAAGAAGGCAGCCGGACCCTACTGGTCCTCGCTGACCACGGACAAGACCAAGTTGCATTTCCTTAAGGCCAACTTTGCCAAGTGGCGCGATGAGTCCGACGACGAGGAGGGTAAGATCCTTCATCCATAAGATATCATCCAGCAATCCCACTCATTTAAACCCATTTCGCAGGCGAGCAAAAAGACAATGGCATGTTTGGCAATTACCTTAACAGCCCTGGTGGCGACTGGTACAACAAGTTCGACGACTTCAACGTCgatgacgaggaggaggactcGGATGACAACATCCCGAGTCTGTCCCAGAACGACGAGGATGATGAGGAGGGCGGCGAGGGTGATAAGGAGAAGAAGCCAGCTGCCTAGACGGTCGCTCAGATGGTGTCTAGCAATTTGGCGTAGTCGTAGCGTTAGCCGTGGCTCTTATACCATAAGTCAGCACACGATCACAACACTCACTCCTCACATACACAccagaaaacaaaacgaagaAGATACACTCAATCACTCATAAGAACATCCACAAACGCATGCGTACATAAAACACTATTCCAATCAAAGAAAAACACATTTAATATAGCTGAATATAATGCGTATTCAGAGGAGAGATGTTAACAAAAAGCAACACAAGGAACAAGATGATTTGGCGCCGACAAGGGAAACCATAAGTTTTACGCTAGAATTTAACAACCAGAGGAAAGCTACAACCAATTTATTGCAAAAATCAGTTTgcagtttattatttttgtttcctgtaaataaaggaaattaacaataaaaaaatgaaaaacttaagCTCgtctttttatttgcaatatttacgaATTTTAGAACATGTTCTAGAATTTTCTGTATGAATAGACCCGGAATGCGAAGTTCAGAAGCCAAGTCCTTTGTTGGTAACTGCCATAGGGAATCATGGCGATTAATCAAAGAAAATATGggtcaaattgtttttaggGATATCCCCAATAAAAGGttttaaaaattaagaatGTAGGTAGTTTTGTTCTTTAAATTTTGCGCCCACTCAGGTGCGTGTTGTTATGTTGGCAACACTGTTGCTGTGACGACGCGGGAAAGAAGAAGCACAATTGAAATgccaagcaaacaaacagtTTTCACTCGAAATAAAGGACTTGCTTGTCAAGCAATAGAACGAAAAAGCAAGGAATAAGATTCCCCTCAACAGACATTATGAAACCCGCTGCGATTCCGGCTAGCGAGCGGCGTCTGGCCTTCGTGGCCGAGTGGTACCATGCCGAGGCTGGAATCATTCGCACCTTCCTGATCACATACTATGTGTCCGACAAGGCGGTGGAAGTGGTGAGGATTGCTAGCTAGTTGATTAAAGAAACACATATATACACAGTCACGTATTCCCCAAGTTCGATCAGCGCAACAAGCGCACATTCCTGCGACGCACCAAGATCCCGGAGCTGACCCAGCGCGACTTCTTCGTGGGCTCCAAAATCAATGTCTTCGGCCGGCAGTTTGACATTGTGGATTATGCTGATGACACTACGCGGACCAACCTGGCCAAATACCGCAAGAAGTAGGCTAGATCTCTGCGAAAGCAATCCACTCACTAATCTTTAATTCCTTTCTCCTCAGAGGCTTTGTTCTGCTCAAGAACAATATGTGGACGAAGCACCTGGGCAAGTTTCTGAAGACGCTGATCGAGAACAAGATTAACATAAACCAGGGCATAATGGTCCAGTTCTCTCCCAAAATGGTAACTCAGTTTCTGTCCGGCAAGGACAAGACGGATGTCTCCTCTTCGTAAGTAAAGCGGGAATGCCCAAAAACACATGTAACCTTCTTAATTTCAGAGTCTTAATGAACGAGCTGCTGGCTGGCCCGGCCATTAGCCTGGAGCTGATTGGCGACAACGTCGTGGAGACCATCAAGGCCTGCGTCCAATACAAAAGCACAGAGGTGGAAGCTTCCATAGTTAAACTGTCGCCCAGTTTGGAAGAACTGTTTGAAAGTGAGGAGATCCGTTATGGATTCTACTACTCTGATAACGACGAAGACGTGGAAATGGACCTAAAGTTCTTCTTTGAGGCCAGGCACAGCATTATTAAGGAATGTGTATTTAAGAACACAACGCTCGCCATCATTAAGCCGCACAGCATCAAGGATGGTCTCCTGGGAGACATCATTTCCGAAATCCTGTCCAATGGCTTCCGGTTAAACGCCATGCGCATGATTCTAATGGCGCGTATTAACTGTGAGGAGTTTTACGAAGTCTATCGCGGCGTGCTGCCCGAGTATATACCCATGGTTGCGCAGTTAGCCAGTGGAGTATGTATGTGCATGGAGATTGCTTGCGTCGATCCCGAAAAGAAAGCTGCTCAGGAGTTCCGCAACTTCTGCGGTCCCATGGATCCGGAGATCGCCAAACTGCTGCGGCCTCACACGCTGCGCGCCAAGTTCGGCAAGTCCAAGGTGCAGAACGCCGTACACTGCACCGATCTGCCGGATGACTCGAACCTGGAGCTGCAGTATATGTTTAAGATAATCGACTGACcttagtttagtttttatttgttttcagttAAATGCATGCTTGCCTGTGTGCGTTTATCAATAAATTACAAGTGCAATGGAAATACTAAAGCGTAgaaccaaagacattataataattattattctaatgtctttggtagAACCCTCTCCTAGATGCTCCCGCTGCGGCTGGTGGTGGGCATATCCCGGTCCTCGCCTTCGCTGTCCATCCTCACATACAGCCCTCCCTTGCGCTCCTGCAGAGTGTAATCGAAGGCCAGAAGAGCATAGAGGATTATGCAAACCACCATTATCACCGCGTAGAAGAAGTACTCGGCCATCTGTGAGCTTAGCATACCCAGCTCGGTGACCAGAACCACGATGAGATTGCCGAAAGCATTATTGAGGAACCAGGCCGCCGTAACCACCGACTTCATAGAGGTCGGCGCTTGGGTGAAGGCGAACTGGAGACCCGGAATGGAAAGCAGTAGTTCGCCCATCATGAGCAGCAGAAACTGTGGCAGTTGCCAAGCGATGTTCACTGTTTGGAGCGGCGAATTCTTTGAATATGGCGGATTAATCAACGACCAGATGGGGTATCTCTTTACTCATGCTTACCTTTATGCGTTCCTGCAAGGCGCCCGCACAGAAAAAGGCGCCGGCGGAGAAAATCCCACCCACAGTCACACTGTGCAGCGGCTGGAGCTCCCAGTTGAAGTAGCGCCGCAGCAGAGGCACTGTTATATACTGCCACAGCGGGATGAGCATGAACAGGAAGATGGGGCCCACGGCCTTGGCCTGATCCGGTTGGATGGTCACGCCCATTACTGTGGTATTCATCTGGGTGGCCTGGAAGGTCCAGCTGGAGTCCTGTTGCGCCAGCAGAGCAAAATAGAAGGGCAGTGGGATAAACAGCTTGGATATCTAAGGAAAACGAAGCTCTGAAGTTGAAGTACCTTTAATTATAACTTAACTGATCAACTAACCCTTAAAACTTTGGACACATCATTGACGAATCCCATATCGTAGGCTCCAATTGCATTGTGCAGCCAGTAATTGGAGCGCTTTGGCGACTTGCGACGTCGCCACTTCTCGACAAGAGCGGTCTTTAAGCAGCCGCAGAACTTGAAGAGTATGTTGTCATTGGACAGCTTTTCGGACTTGTAGAAGCATTTTCCAACCAGGAAGATAACTAATACCACAGGTACGCattaattacattaaaataAGGAGTGAATACGGATAGTTACTTACTCCAGGCCATCAAAAAGGCTGCGCCAAGGGTGCCGAATACGGCCGGATAACATTCCGCCTTGTCGAAGCACTGCGTATTAGCCCTTACCAGCGGCGGAAGGATCTTACTCAGGAAGATTCCGAAATAGTAGACGAAATAGTAGAAGGAGAAGTACTCGGCCAGATGGACGCTCTGTTCCGGCAGCCTGAACTGCAGTGCACCCAGCGAGGTGATGCAGGCTCGTATCGATCCATTGCCAACGGCGATAAACAGAAGAGCGATGGACACCAGCAAGCTACAAGATGAAGTGGAATAAGGTATACCCTTCATCTTAATCCTTTGCGAGTACTTACACCATCGGAAGCCCCATGGCAGGCAGGGATGTCAGTGTGAGCAGTAACCACCCGAAAGCGTAGATAAAACTGAAGCCGGATATCGTACGCACATTGCCTATATAGCTATCCGCTAGGATGGCCCCAATGATCGGGCAAAACTGGCCAAAAAAGTTGAAGATGTGCAGCACCACAGTGGAAAAACTTTCCGTGAAGTTGAGATCGTCGCGCAGATAGAGTGCGAGTACGGCTGGAATCGAATATACGTTACGTACATATGTAATAATCCGTAATCGTGGGTCAGGCTGCAGTCAATCTCGAATTATTGACCATGAAATAAAGGTTGTTTCATTGAGACATAATAATTCTTCAAGCCACCTTCTTAATGATGGATGTTTTTAAAGATTAATATGAATGGGAAAAGTTCCAAGAATCATggttaaaaataatataaggTGTATCCTAAATCCAAATAAGATATTACTTTTTAGGATTTTCTATATATGCAATTGAATAGCAGGTCTTGTTCCTGCCCATTATTTGCTGATTCGAACCTAATTTTCTTGCATCTTATCTGTGCCCCTCATAAAATGCATCATCACAGGTCTTTTGACTGTCAATAAGACCTCCTTGTGTTTATATTTCTGCGCCGCTGATAAGCCTGGTTTCGGAATTTTTCAACCAGACTAGCCGAATGCTTGTGCCGGACCAAAAATCACTTATCTGCTTTTGGATGGAGAACAGGGAACTTACTGCGAATGCCGTTGGCCGCAAAAGCCTCAAAGAACTTTGTGGCCAGAACGAAGAAGACGGCTCGTGGATACCTGTACTCCATGCGGATGGGCGGGGGAGCAAATCCATAATTGGGCAGGGAGCTGCGATGAGCCCGCTTCAACTGGGCCTGTTCGCCTCTCCAGCCGATCCACTCCACGTCCCGTGCCTCGCGTTCATATCCCACCTGGCTGAGCTCCGCCAGAGCTGGCAGGGCTACATGTAATGTGGAGACAGAGGATTACCTGTGGTTCTTGTCTTATCTTATCTAGCAGCCAGCTGCAGACTCACTTTCTTCGCTGCCGATTTCCGTAGCGCGAAACATTTCAACAGCCTGCACGCTTAATCCGACGTAAACCAACTGAACCGGAGAGGGAGCAGAGACCTGGGCCAGTTGTTGACTTGAAAGCGCTTCAGACTGGATCGGGTTACAGGGCTGCGGCTTTTGTGGGTCGACGGCGGTTGCGTTTGGTGGGCCACAACAAGCTCTATTGTTTTAAGCGACGGATTTATGCCGCGACTGACGACCGCTGCTCAGGGCGGTCCAAGAGCTACTAAAAAGTCTCTTCTCCGCCAGAATAAACAATGAGATAAAGGGCAGTCGGCGATGCTGCCCGATGCAGTTACGATGGAGCGCGTTCTTAAAACTAGGGAGTTAACGCCAACGACACAGGTTATCTGCCACAGCCTGCTGATAAGAGGAAGCCACGCTTGGCGAGGCAAACATAGTCACGGGACCCGGCTCAGCTGACTGACAGTCTGACCCAGCGGAGATAGGATGTGGGGGTGCACACAGTTTTGATCTCGTTTTGTACAAtggattttattaaattacgcACAAGAAATTACAACTAGAAGTGCTTGGAGTCGAGGCCAGAGGCTGGTTGGTTGATGACGATCCATCGATGAAATTCGCAATTCCTGCCAAATGAGGGAAACACACGGAACAATAAGGCCGGTGGCGAGTGGTGCTGATGATGCACTAGCCCCCGGAGCACCTCACACCAGTTTCTTGGCCTCAAAGAAGCTCTTGAGATGGCGCATCTGCCAGAAGCCCATGCAAACCAAAACGACGGTCTGAGCCAGCGACCACCACAGCACTCGGGAGTTGGTGCTCTCGCTGGTGTGACGGAAACGCTCCTCGCGGTATCGCTGGTAGTTCTGCTCTTTGGTTATCTGCTCCACCTGGTCGAGTAGCTGGCGGATGCGCAGCTGCAGCTCAGTCAGCTTCTCTTTCTGCGCCACATTGGCGTAGTCGATAGCGTGCTCTCCCACCTGGATGTCCAGGTGAACACGCAGCTGGGCACCACTGAACCAAGCGGTGCTGTTCGAGTACATACAGATGACGTGCTCGCCGGGAGTGTGCGACGTGAACGAGATGCGTCCCTGTGAGCTGTACACGCGGGACAGAACAATCTTGTCGTCGCTGTCGCGTACCTCCACATGCATACCGATGCCAGGGGACGAGGGCATGAATCCATTAGAGCGCGGATCGTACAGCTCCACCTTGTAGTTCACTGCAGGAGGACAAGTTAGTCGATGGGTAAAACTTCCAAGTTGGCACTAGGCGCTGGCTCACCAATCACAGTTGTCTCGTCGGGAACCTCCTCGATGAAGCACTTGCGCTCCGTCTCCGAAATGTGGAAGTACAAGCCGCAGGCGCTGTGCAGGACGCACAGCATCAGGGCCAGGCTGATGAATTGGTCGCGCATTTTCGGCTTTTTGCAGTGACTTTTTCGAGTAGTTGTTTAATAAAGTTAAGCTCGCCGACACGTCATGAGAAAAAGTGCCAGATCAAAGTCAGAGTGTTTGGCATAAGAGATGGCACCGTGACTGGGCTAGCTCACGGCAACTCACGAAAGGGATTCTTTTATAGGAATAGTACAAAAGATATATTAAAATCTTTATTCAAACAGGTGCgcagttaaaaaatattagtATTAGACTAAAAGCCACACTTTGTGAACTATTATACTTAATAATTCAAACTTTTGCGATAGTTCTGCTCACGTTCTCAGCCTTAAGTTCTCTTTGCCGATATCTCATtcaagtggcaacgccgcagcaacagctgtTTCGCCTCAAGAATTAGTGGTATTTTGCATCGCTTTGGACACACTGATTGATcggtgtttttatttttattttggtttggctaatctaataatttaataacacATTAATGCAGCCATTTATTGTCATCCGCAACTACACGCAAGATGACGAGCTCAAGTGCCAGGAGCTGGTGCGGGACTACATCATGTCGTTCTCGAACAAATCCTTTTTTGTCTATTGCTTCCGAGAGGTAAGATGTCTTAAGATGTGGATTCCCCAACTCCTGGAACTGATTGTGTACCACTTGTTTTCAGATAACCCTGCAGTTTATAGTCATCACCTGGGCCATATTCTTCATATTTCTGGGAGTGCCCCTGCTGTTCTGCGCACTCACTGTGCCCGCTTGCATATTTTGCCTCTTTACTGGCACCTACTTCTCCTTTTACTCCAAGGCAGTGGAGCTGATGAGGGTAAATGTGAAGGCATCCCTAGCAAAGGATCTCAAACTAAGAACGTTCACTTTCCAGACCAAACCATCGCAATCTTTGGTGGCCGAGTGCTATGAACCCTTCATTTTCCGCTGCTCACCAAAGGAAGCCAGCTACCAGATATTTACCGAAAACTGTCCATACGAGGAGGCATATACGAGGAAATTTCGCCGCAGGATTGTGGCTGCCATTAGTGTGAAGAACCACCACGCCGTGTACAATGCTGCATGGATCTATCGCTTTGCCATCGATCCCAATTACCCGTGCCAGACGATCATGGAGCCCATGATAAAACTGGTGGTCAAGAACTGCATTAGCGGCGGCTACGCCTCTCTGGAGTGCACCATCTCCGAATGGCAGGAAAGTGAGCGTGATTTTTATGACGATTTCGGTTTCGTTACGCGGCAAATCTACCACAAAAAGATCATCGGCAGCAGCTTGGCAGTGATGAAAACCCAGCTGACCTATGGGTTACGAACCGATGGAGCTTTGCACAAGCAAAACTAGTGCGATACCAATGGTGcaatatagatagatagacaGATTCCGCGGAATCTAGTTCAATATTTACGTATTTATTCTGTGAACTTTACATTCCAGTCACATTGCGTCCCGAACTCAAATCACACCGAAATAAGCCCTTGATGGCTCTTCTCTGATTCGACAAGCAAAGTCAGTTTGGACAATATTTAGTAAGCTAAAACTCCATAAACATTCCTGTATGCAGAAAGACTTTAGCCGTTGTCGGCTCGACGAAGAGTATATTCCGTCTAGGACTAGGAAACTGTATAATCTCCACACACCAAGTTTTAATAATTGTAAACACGTTGACACTGCTTTTGTCCTGTTTTATTATCTCTGGTTTATTCTTTGACATattctatttaaataaataaataaaatatttagtaataaataaaatttgcataatgatTTAGCGTAAATTTGATGCCACACATCTAACGTTTCGCATTTTGCTGTGTGATTCTGCTGTAGGTACATTAATTTCATATTCTTTGATGCATTTCTCGGTTACATGGTTGAATTAAAGTGTAATTTAGAAAAAAGAGTCCAGTTTATGTTTGCGTTTAAATTGCCTTTGCACTGCGTATAAAAAGCCTTCATGCCGGACATGCAATGTTTAACTAATTTTATATATCTGTATACACTTCGTTTTTATTGGGATCTTCTGTTCCTTTCATATAGTTCTCAGTTACAATTTTTGCGTTAGCGCAACtaattcttaaaaaaataaacaggaGCGGCCGGCTAGTTGCTCCGCACTGTAAATGTAactatgtatttaaatttagtttagttgGTTTCACTTGCATCAACTATTTAAAGCGTGTTTCAAAACTGGCTGTGAAATTAGCATAGTTTCccgtttcgttttcattttatattgattCTCATATCTCCTCCTCCCACATGTGTAATAGCCATCTGCTGTTAAGGTAAATTGAATTCTTTTGGTTTCGTCGCAAAcagcctcctcctccacctcctcctctAACTCCTCCACTTGGGTTGCCTATCCTCGCCTGCTGCATCTTCCACTTGCCTCCTAGAAGAGCTTCACCCGCCGCTTCAGCTCGTTGCGTCGCCACTGGGGAAGTCGGTAGAACTCCGACCTGGCGCACTGCAAGATGTGCTCGAACTCGATGTCCGACAGATGGCGCTGTGGTGATGCAGAGTTCATTAGCTTTCTGCTGGTTAGGATGCCTTGGAAACTTACCTCTAGATTACAGCGATCTACGTCCGAGGGCAGACGGTAGTTTGTGATTAGCAGTAGGTGATAGGGATAGATCTTGGCCGGCTCATGCACCAGCATCGAATGGGACATGTTGGGCAGACTGCGCCGGATGAGTCCGGCCTGCGGATAGTGGTAGGAGAGTGCTCCTGAGTAAGTGCTCGAGGCGGGCAGGTCGCCGCCCATCAGAGCTCGCCTATCGCCCTCGGTGATCGAGTCCACAGATGCTGCCGGAGAATCATATTATCATATCATATTATCcaagaaatatttaactcaCCCTCCGATTTGCCGCAGCTCAGATCTGTGCTGTGGGTCTTGTCGCCCAGTCCTCCATAAGAGAAGTCCTATTGTCGAAAAGGGCAGGGATTACTATGTGATTCAATCGTGTATGAGGACATGCAATAGtaagaaaccaaaaaccagTGCAAAGTTTTACAGGTGATGCCAACGGGCATCCAAACACAAGACAGGGACTCAAGGACTCTACGGcatagcaacaacaaaagcggtCTTACAGTGGCACCATGCATCGTGGCCGCAGCGGATGTGGTGGAGCTGAATGTGTGGGAGCGAGGTGCTAGCCCGTATCCTGGCTTGGGCACATGGCGCAGCGCACTCACCACTGAGCAGATGTAGATGTGGATGTACATGTTGATGTTGGTGTTCGAGTGATGTTGATGTTCATGATGCAAATGTACGAGTTTCAGTTGGTTAAGTGTGGATGGGTGTTAGTTTGGGGGCATTTGTGGGTGGGTGTCAGGGCAACAATAGCATACACATAGATGTTTGGGGTAGCAGAGGGTGGGTGGGTTTGGGTGGTATTAGGACACACAATGAAGCAGCAGACCAACCAGTTGAGACATATGCGAAACAGTTGTTAGTTCATCCAGGTGAGCAACCCAGTGGCGGCATTGGAAAGTGAGAGAAAGACAAACATATACCGTCGTAACTATTTTGGGATTACATATAGGCGGATAGTTTCGAGTGGTAGAGGGTAAGCTACATAAGCTACATAACCGACAGCCCGCCACCAAGGATCTAATCtgatcggatcggatcggatctgATCTAATCTGATCTGAGCAACAGGCAGCACTTACGGAGCTGTAGCCATTGCGTATATAGGGCAGAGTCGTCGTTTTGAATCCGTATCCGGGCTTGGGCGGCGATCGGTAGGAATGTATGGCTATAAACGTAAGTGGGCTATATATAATATCGGTATCGAATCGCTGTTCGCCTGAAAATCTAAACTAGGACTATGCTCTCTAGAGGATTACCATTGTAGCTGGGCGCGTTTCCCAGCGATTTGCCAAGCGAGCCCCGGTAGCTGGTGGAGCGATCGAACATCTCGTCCTCGTAGAAGGGCTTCTGGTGGTCCAGATTGCGCGAGGGCGAGGCTCCAATAGGCGATTCGTATCTGTAATATCAAGATGGCATAGATTAGTATAGAATCTAATATCATTGATAACCAACTAGAACCTACAAGCAACTAAAATCTATTGAAGTATATCTGAAATGGTCTTGCATATTGCTCATGCCATCTTAAGTGATTGCTGTATAGAATCTAATATCATTGATAACCAACTAGAACCTACAAGCAACTAAAATCTATTGAAGTATATCTGAAATGGTCTTGCATATTGCTCATGCCATCTTAAGTGATTGCTATCTTATCGTTCTAcatttcaaaacaaataataatagatTATGTCAAGAGCCAAGTGCATACCTCAACTTGTAGAGTGGCTCCTTGGAAGCGGAGGGCGTCCTGGAGGCGTTGCGCGGATCCAGGTTGTTCTGCTTCCACTTCCTGTACTTGGCGTGCTCCTTGAGGTCCTTGGCGATCGCCGAGCCGATGCCCGAGTTGAGCTTTTCCAGCTGCTCGGCTTCGCGTTGAAGGCGTCTTTTGTGTTGGGAAGAGACTTAATAGTATCGGAACATGCGCATCGGAAATACCACTACTCACTGCTGCTCCTCGCCATTCTTGACCTTGCCATTCTGCTTGCC from Drosophila santomea strain STO CAGO 1482 chromosome 3R, Prin_Dsan_1.1, whole genome shotgun sequence includes:
- the LOC120450853 gene encoding transmembrane emp24 domain-containing protein eca; translated protein: MRDQFISLALMLCVLHSACGLYFHISETERKCFIEEVPDETTVIVNYKVELYDPRSNGFMPSSPGIGMHVEVRDSDDKIVLSRVYSSQGRISFTSHTPGEHVICMYSNSTAWFSGAQLRVHLDIQVGEHAIDYANVAQKEKLTELQLRIRQLLDQVEQITKEQNYQRYREERFRHTSESTNSRVLWWSLAQTVVLVCMGFWQMRHLKSFFEAKKLV
- the LOC120450852 gene encoding uncharacterized protein LOC120450852, whose translation is MQPFIVIRNYTQDDELKCQELVRDYIMSFSNKSFFVYCFREITLQFIVITWAIFFIFLGVPLLFCALTVPACIFCLFTGTYFSFYSKAVELMRTKPSQSLVAECYEPFIFRCSPKEASYQIFTENCPYEEAYTRKFRRRIVAAISVKNHHAVYNAAWIYRFAIDPNYPCQTIMEPMIKLVVKNCISGGYASLECTISEWQESERDFYDDFGFVTRQIYHKKIIGSSLAVMKTQLTYGLRTDGALHKQN